A single region of the Pseudomonas sp. PDM14 genome encodes:
- a CDS encoding OprD family porin yields MSKSLLARSVALAALGTSLTLPGMAHADFIKDSKAGIELRNFYMNRDFRQDGGPNPPAIPGKGGELRSKAEDWAQGFILRYESGFTEGTIGVGVDAIGTLGIKLDSGRGSTGTGVLQLDRETGRAQDDYGDFGVTAKLKASNSVLKLGTLMPKLPTVGSNDSRLLPQSFQGGWLNSAEIEGLTLDAGQLSRVNQRDSSDHEAMTMTGGTGRGITGTAGVTSDEFNFAGASYKWNSQLTTSYNYGELEDFYKQHILNAVHVLPLGEGQSLKSDLRFARSTDDGTTNVDNKALGAMFTYTLSGHSFGLGYQKMSGDTGYAYIGGTDPFLVNYVQIGDFAFKDEKSWQARYDFNFASIGIPGLTFMTRYLSGDNVDLGAGVADGKEWERNTDIAYVFQDGPMKNLGIKWRNATTRSTFGNDLDENRLIVSYTLPIW; encoded by the coding sequence ATGAGCAAGTCTCTTCTCGCCCGCAGCGTGGCTCTTGCCGCACTGGGCACCAGCCTCACCCTGCCAGGCATGGCGCACGCGGACTTCATCAAGGACAGCAAAGCCGGCATTGAACTGCGCAACTTCTATATGAACCGCGACTTCCGCCAGGACGGGGGCCCGAATCCACCGGCCATCCCGGGCAAGGGCGGTGAACTGCGCAGCAAGGCGGAAGACTGGGCACAAGGCTTCATCCTGCGCTACGAATCCGGCTTCACCGAAGGCACCATCGGCGTCGGCGTCGATGCCATCGGCACCCTGGGCATCAAGCTCGACTCCGGCCGCGGCAGCACCGGTACCGGTGTCCTGCAGCTGGACCGCGAAACCGGCCGCGCCCAGGACGACTACGGCGACTTCGGCGTGACCGCCAAGCTGAAGGCCTCCAACAGCGTTCTCAAGCTCGGCACCCTGATGCCGAAATTGCCGACAGTTGGCTCCAACGATTCGCGCCTGCTGCCGCAGAGCTTCCAGGGCGGCTGGCTGAATTCGGCCGAGATCGAAGGCCTGACCCTCGACGCCGGCCAGCTGAGCCGCGTCAACCAGCGCGACTCGTCCGACCACGAAGCCATGACCATGACCGGCGGTACCGGCCGTGGCATCACCGGCACCGCCGGCGTGACCAGCGACGAGTTCAACTTCGCCGGCGCCAGCTACAAGTGGAACAGCCAGCTGACCACCAGCTACAACTACGGCGAACTGGAAGACTTCTACAAACAGCACATCCTCAACGCCGTGCACGTGCTGCCGCTGGGCGAAGGCCAGAGCCTGAAGTCCGACCTGCGCTTCGCCCGCTCCACCGACGACGGCACCACCAACGTCGACAACAAGGCGCTGGGTGCGATGTTCACCTATACCCTGAGCGGCCACTCCTTCGGCCTCGGCTACCAGAAGATGAGCGGCGACACCGGCTACGCCTACATCGGCGGCACCGACCCGTTCCTGGTCAACTACGTGCAGATCGGCGACTTCGCCTTCAAGGACGAGAAATCCTGGCAGGCGCGCTATGACTTCAACTTCGCCAGCATCGGCATTCCCGGCCTGACCTTCATGACCCGCTACCTGAGCGGCGATAACGTCGACCTGGGCGCCGGCGTCGCCGATGGCAAAGAATGGGAACGCAACACCGACATCGCCTACGTGTTCCAGGACGGCCCGATGAAGAATCTGGGCATCAAATGGCGCAACGCGACCACCCGCTCCACCTTCGGCAATGACCTGGACGAAAACCGCCTGATCGTCAGCTACACCCTGCCGATCTGGTAA
- a CDS encoding MBL fold metallo-hydrolase, with product MRAVVALLLILLSLPSFAAGIRFALVKTAETETRDAFTVEDGAWTEKVVANHVAVLIEHHAATLLLDTSLGRQVDKQFQSEMPWWDKPLLQYGAVTPVRDQLERAGIRVDRILLTHSHWDHASGLVDFPEVPVWAPYEEIEFSQISTPPAVLPSQFRHPIKWVPFSYESQPFMGFAASHDLFGDGSLVMVPLDGHTPGSVGLFLTLEDGRRFFFTGDASWRLEGFTGPREKFWISRNMVDNDRERTREQLQTVHDLLLQQPNLRVVPAHDEAVHRQLGYFPQWVQ from the coding sequence ATGCGTGCCGTCGTCGCCCTGCTCCTGATTCTGCTCAGCCTGCCCAGCTTCGCCGCCGGCATCCGCTTCGCGCTGGTGAAAACCGCAGAAACCGAAACCCGCGACGCGTTCACCGTCGAGGATGGCGCCTGGACCGAGAAGGTCGTCGCCAACCATGTCGCGGTGCTGATCGAGCACCACGCTGCCACCCTGCTGCTCGACACCTCGCTCGGGCGCCAGGTCGACAAGCAGTTTCAGAGCGAGATGCCCTGGTGGGACAAGCCGCTGCTGCAGTACGGCGCGGTGACCCCGGTGCGCGACCAGCTCGAGCGTGCCGGCATCCGCGTTGACCGCATCCTGCTTACCCACAGTCACTGGGATCACGCCTCGGGCCTGGTGGACTTTCCCGAGGTGCCGGTGTGGGCACCGTATGAAGAGATCGAGTTCAGCCAGATTTCCACGCCGCCGGCGGTGCTGCCCAGCCAGTTCCGCCATCCGATCAAATGGGTGCCGTTCAGCTATGAGTCGCAGCCGTTCATGGGCTTTGCCGCGAGCCACGACCTGTTCGGCGACGGCAGCCTGGTCATGGTGCCGCTCGATGGGCACACGCCAGGCTCGGTCGGCCTGTTCCTGACGCTGGAGGACGGCCGGCGTTTCTTCTTCACCGGCGATGCCAGCTGGCGCCTGGAAGGCTTTACCGGGCCGCGGGAAAAGTTCTGGATCAGCCGCAACATGGTCGACAACGACCGCGAACGCACCCGTGAGCAGTTGCAGACCGTGCACGACCTGTTGCTGCAACAGCCGAACCTGCGCGTGGTCCCCGCCCACGACGAAGCCGTGCATCGCCAGCTAGGCTACTTCCCGCAGTGGGTGCAATGA
- a CDS encoding ammonium transporter, producing the protein MENLNSAVETLIHGSNTLFILLGAIMVLAMHAGFAFLEVGTVRHKNQVNALSKIISDFAVSALAYFFIGYWVAYGVNFFAPAAQLTAGSGYALVKFFFLLTFAAAIPAIISGGIAERARFGPQLCATLLIVAFVYPFFEGLIWNGNFGLQAWLTERFGAAFHDFAGSVVVHAVGGWLAFGAVILLGRRDGRYRDGRLVAFAPSNIPFLALGSWILIIGWFGFNVMSAQTLGSISGLVAVNSLMAMVGGTITALVVGRNDPGFLHNGPLAGLVAICAGSDLMHPIGALVTGCIAGALFVWAFTATQVRWKIDDVLGVWPLHGLCGVWGGIACGIFGQQYLGGIGGVSLISQVIGTGLGVMVALVGGFAVYGVLKLSVGIRLDQEQEYYGADLSIHKIGATAQD; encoded by the coding sequence CCCTGATCCACGGCTCCAACACGCTGTTCATCCTGCTTGGCGCGATCATGGTGCTGGCCATGCACGCCGGTTTCGCCTTTCTCGAGGTGGGTACCGTCCGCCACAAGAACCAGGTCAACGCCCTGTCGAAGATCATTTCCGACTTCGCCGTCTCGGCGCTGGCGTACTTCTTCATCGGCTACTGGGTCGCCTACGGGGTCAACTTCTTCGCACCCGCCGCGCAGCTCACCGCCGGCAGCGGTTATGCGCTGGTGAAGTTCTTCTTCCTGCTGACCTTCGCCGCGGCGATCCCGGCGATCATCTCCGGCGGCATCGCCGAGCGCGCACGGTTCGGCCCGCAGCTGTGCGCGACGCTGCTGATCGTGGCGTTCGTTTACCCGTTCTTCGAAGGCCTGATCTGGAACGGCAACTTCGGCCTGCAGGCCTGGTTGACCGAGCGCTTCGGCGCGGCGTTCCATGACTTCGCCGGTTCGGTGGTGGTGCATGCGGTCGGTGGCTGGCTGGCCTTCGGCGCAGTCATCCTGCTGGGCCGCCGTGACGGACGTTATCGTGATGGCCGGCTGGTGGCGTTCGCGCCGTCGAACATTCCGTTCCTCGCCCTGGGCTCGTGGATCCTGATCATCGGCTGGTTCGGCTTCAACGTGATGAGCGCACAGACCCTGGGCAGCATCAGCGGCCTGGTGGCGGTGAACTCGCTGATGGCCATGGTCGGCGGCACCATCACCGCGCTGGTAGTCGGGCGCAACGACCCCGGATTCCTGCACAACGGTCCGCTGGCCGGGCTGGTGGCGATCTGCGCCGGTTCCGACCTGATGCACCCGATTGGCGCGCTGGTCACTGGCTGCATCGCCGGTGCGCTGTTCGTCTGGGCGTTCACCGCGACTCAGGTGCGCTGGAAGATCGACGACGTACTGGGCGTGTGGCCGCTGCATGGCCTGTGCGGTGTGTGGGGCGGCATCGCCTGCGGCATTTTCGGCCAGCAATACCTGGGCGGTATCGGCGGCGTCAGCCTGATCAGCCAAGTGATCGGTACCGGCCTGGGTGTGATGGTCGCGCTGGTCGGCGGCTTTGCCGTGTATGGCGTGCTCAAGTTGAGTGTGGGTATCCGCCTGGATCAGGAGCAGGAGTACTACGGTGCCGACCTGTCGATCCACAAGATCGGCGCTACGGCGCAGGACTGA